In Thermococcus sp., the DNA window GGGGGCGTTGCAAATCACCTTGATAGCCTTGTGAGGGAGCTCAGGAGGAGGCATGAGGTTCACGTCCTGACCTACGGGCCTATCAAACCGAGGGGCTTCGAGAGGGAACTCGTTCATCAGGTTCGCGTCCCCCCTGTTTACGGCCTCAGGGGGACAAGCTTCGCGTTCTTGGGTTCAAGAGAGATAGTAAAACTACACCACGAGTTCAACTTTGACCTCATCCACACCCACTTCGTTGGAACTACTAGTTTCACGGGCGTTCTTGCAAAGGAAAGAACAGGACTACCGCTCGTCGTCACGGCTCATGGGAGTGACCTTGAGCATACCGCAAAGCTAACCTTGGGGAGGGTCTACGTCAAAAAGAGCCTGAGTGAGGCGGATGCCGTTATAACAGTCAGCCACTGGCTAGCGAAGAAAGTGATGTCTCTGGGAGCGAGCGCGGTTAGGGTGATACCAAACGGCGTGAGGGAACTCGAAGAGGTTGATTCCGGAAAACGGGAGGTGATAACATTTATCGGTGCCCTCAGGAACTACAAGAGTCCGGAAACCTTCATCGAGCTTGCAAAGCGCTTTCCCGAGCGGAAGTTCATAGTGGCCGGAGATGGACCGCTTAGGGAAAGGCTGGAGAGGAGCGCGCCGCCAAACGTCCGCTTCCTTGGATACCGGGGTGATGTGGAGAGTATCCTCTCACAAAGCGCCCTTCTTGTTCTTCCATCAAGGAGAGAGGGCTTTGGCCTCGTAATCCTTGAGGCGAACTCGCTAGGTGTTCCCGCCGTGGGAAGAAGGGTGAGCGCGATACCCGAGCTTATCAGAGAGGGCAAGAACGGGTTAACCTTTAAGAGCTTTGAGGAACTAGTGGAGGCAGTAAGAACCCTCCTGAAGCCAAAAGAAAACAGAAAAAGCGGAAAAATCGGAAGAAGAGTCGCCTCCACATATTCTTGGGAAGATGTCGCGGAAGAAGTTGAGAGGGTATACCTCTCGGTCCTGGAATAGTTTTTTTAACCGCTTTTCAGAGCTATCTCCGGTGAGAGCATGACGATAGTAATAAACATGCGCGACGGGTTGGACGAGATGAAGATTAGCGTGGCGGCGAAGCTCATACTCGATGGAAAGCTCGTCGCCTTTCCGACCGAAACTGTTTACGGCCTCGGAGCCGATGCACTCAACGGGGAAGCCGTTAAGAGGATATTCGAGGCGAAGGGGAGGCCCGCAGACAACCCACTCATAATCCACATAGCCGATTTCAGCGACCTCAAGATACTCGCTAGGGAAATCCCAAAGGAGGCGAAGCTTTTAGCGGAAAAGTTCTGGCCCGGGCCGCTCACGATGGTTCTCCCGAGGAGGGAAGAGGTCCCCCACGTCACCACCGGTGGATTGGATACCGTTGCAGTTAGAATGCCCGCTCACCCCATAGCACTCGCCCTTATAAGGGCCAGCACCATGATAGCCGCCCCCTCAGCCAACATAAGCGGGAAACCCAGCCCAACCCTCGCGGAGCACGTTGTTGACGACTTCTACGGCAGGATCGAAGCCATAATAGACGGTGGAGAGACGAAGGTGGGTGTTGAGTCGACGGTGCTGGATTTGACCTCGGAGAGACCGACCCTCCTCAGGCCCGGTGGCCTGCCGCTCGAGGATATAGAAAGGGTCATCGGTGAAGTAGAGATACACCCTGCGGTGAGAGGCAAGCTCGTCAACGTTGCAAAGGCACCCGGGATGAAGTACAAGCACTACTCTCCGAACGCTCAGGTTGTGGTGGTGGAAGGACCGAGGGAGCGCGTTAGAGCGGGGATAGCTGAGCTTGTGGAGCAATACCACTCAAAGGGGCTCCACGTTGGAGTTATGGCAACTGAAGAGACGGAAGCAGACGAATTCTTTTACCTGGGAAACACCACTGAGGAAGTAGCCAGAAACATCTTCAGGGCACTCAGAGAGCTTGACAAGAGGGGAGTTGATGTCATCATCGCCGAGGGAATTGAGGAGAGGGGCCTTGGTCTTGCAGTGATGAACAGGCTGAGAAAAGCGGCGGGATACAGGATAGTTCGGGCATAGACAACGCTTAAATAGTAAGGGAACGAAGATGGCCAAGAGGGGCTTGAATCACAGGGGTGAGCGGTTTGGTCGCGCTGACAGGTTTTGAGGGGCCGGAGGAGCTTGAGGAGCTTGCATTCCAGAAGATAAAGGAAGGTAAGATAAAGGATGGGTTAAAACTGATTCTTCGGGCGGCTAAAAAGTATGAAGAAATAGGGAAGAGGGAGGACGCCGCAAGACTCTACAAGTATCTAGGCTTCGTGCTCATCGAGAGGACAGGCTCCCCCGAGAAGGCACGTCCATCCCTCCTAAAGAGCGCATACTTTTACATAGACCTCATCGAGGAGGAGATTGACAGGCCGGAGGTGGACGTTAACCGCCTCGATGATTTCTGCTTCAGTGTGCTAGAGATATTCCTGGCGGTAAACGATGTCAAAAATCTGAAAAAATACGCCGAGGAGTTCGCTGCAATATATGAGGATCTCGGCTCCGCCTACGAGGAAGGCGACGATGTAACCATGGCCATCAGGGCTTACGAGTCAGCCTACCACTACAGCGTTATCATAGATGAAAAGGGGAGAATGCGCGCCATGGCAGAGAAGCTCATCACACTCTACGGTCAGGTGGCAGAGGAAAAGCTCCAGAGGGGGGACATAGCCGGGGCGGCTGAGGAGTTCTACAGACTCGCGTGGTACATACAGGCCATCTTCGGCTATGACATTCACTTCATGGAGATGATGGACACCGCCGCCAAGAACTTCGAGAAGGCCAGCAAGGTCTCTTACTCACAGGGTGACCTTGACGGAACAACAACATACCTCGTCAGGGCCGAGTACTCTTACCTCCTCGCGAAGAACACGAACAGAGCTAAACTCATAGGTATAAACACGGCCAGGATGCTCAACCAGGTTATAGGAACCCATAGGGCTAAGGGAAATGATGAATCAACCGCCGTGAAGATAATAGAGCTTGCCGAGGCTCTTGTTGGAATAGGTAAAATCGAAGAGGCCCTACGAGCGTACCGAGCGGCACTCGAGACGAAGAGCGATATCAAACTTCGGGTGAGGTTCAGACTGGCGCTTCTGAAGAGGTACTGTTCTGAAAAAGGGAGTCCGGAACTCCTCCGTGAGGTTCACTCCATCGAATATTACATGAGAAAAGATAACTATGTACGTGCACTCAACCTCGCGGAAAAGGCAATAGAGAAGAGGAAAGAACTCGCAGAAGTCCTCCAAGGCGTCTACGAGGCAGAGGGCATTTACCAAGAAACCCAGTGAGCAAAAGAGAGAACGGACATCAGCCCTCCCTTTTAACTTCAACCCTCGGAATGGGAACGTGGTACGGAAGGCGAAGCTCTTTAGCGAGGATCATCAAGAGGGGTGCCACCTCACTCGTTATGAAATTGACGACCTCGGCGAAGGTTATGGAGTCGACCTTCTTCTCATCCTCCCAAAGGTTCAGTATCTCATCTACCTGCTCCTTGTTAGATGGCAGGTAAAGAACTGCACCGTCAATGACACCTTGGGCTATCTTGGGGTTATATTCGATCTCGTAACTGAAGATGACCTCGACCCCGTTTATCTTGCCCGTTGGTGTCCTCATCTCACCCAGTCTAACTTCCTGTATAGTGGGTGAAAGTCTGACCTCAATCTGACCCGATGGAACGAAGGGAGAGGTCTTCTTAAGCTCCACCCTTGAGATGTTGAACCCAAGCACCGGCATTCCTATCACCACCTCCACTAACCAGCGCCACGTATAAAACTATCGGTAGGGCTTTAAGATTTCCGGCGAGGTTTCACCGATGGTGAGAGAAAAGACCGTTAGGATATGGGATGATAGGGAAGTCGTTTATACTCCAAGAAGATGGCGCTACCTCCGGGAGAAGCGCGAGAAAGCGCTCAGGATAATGGAGCGTTTGACCCAATTCGATCCAATCCTCTACGGCAGCGTCGCGCGAGGGGACGTCAGGAAGGACAGCGATGTGGACATATTCATCCCGGTGAAGGCCCCGAGCTACCTCATTGAGTTGGCTTTAGAGGATCTCACACGGCGAAGAAAGATCGTCATGGCAACGCCCTGGCACCTCATCAAGGGCGTCATCGAGATAGACGAGGAGACGACGGTTACCTTCCCGCTGATCGACCCCACTGACAGGGAGCTAGAGTTCTATCGCTGGGGAGGGGCAATAGATCTGAGGGGCATCAAAACCAGCGAACGCGTTCCAGGCGTCAATAAAAAGCTCATCCTCCTTTTCCCAACGGAAAAAGGGCACGTCGAGCGCGAGGTCGTTGGGAGGGAGAGCGAAGTCGCGAAAATCCTTGGGGTTAGTGTTGATATCGTCACCGAGCGCGTTCACGTCCTAACAAGGAGAGACAAGATCGGAAGGACTGGGATATACATAAACGAGGAGGTTCCTGACTGGATGAGCTTTGAAGAGGCTCTAAAGACCATAGCCGACCGCGACCCAAACGTGAGAAGGAAGGTTAAGGAGGGGGGAGGGGTTTAGAAACCGTTAAAATAAACAAGATGAAGAAGGGGTAGTGCAAATCAGGAACCACCTAACACCATCATCCCCTCGAGTTGAAATAATCCGATATTGTCGCGAGACTGAACTTGAGATAATCCTCGAAACCCTTCATGTCCAGTATTATGAATGGCGCTTTCTCCGGGTCAGTTATCAATCTCGATGTGATACCACGCCTATTCATGTCCGCGAGTACTTCCGCTACCGCACTTTCATTCAACTCCAGCTTTTGTAGAAGCTCCTCATATTCCCTCCTGGCAACACCCGCTGTGAGTATCGTGTAGAGTACACCAAACTTCTGTGCATAATACCCCAAGTTGGCCGGGCGCTTTGTCTTTGTTACGAGATACTGAAAGACCTCTATTGGAGCCTTGAGAACATCATATATTGGCTCAGCACGGGAATTTCTTTCCGTGTCCTGGATCGTCAGACCATACCTTTCAAGTTCGCTGAAAAATCTGAGAGCATCATCTCTCAACGCTGTTTTCACGAGGAAGTTCGAGAACATTGGAATGGTCGGATGCTCAGAAAGCTCCATGTAGTCCAGGTCGAAATAGCTATATCTCCCGAGTACTCTTACATTCTTTACCGCCTTGAGTATTGGGTCCTCCTTTTTGGCATATCTACCGCCTGTTATTGGTGTGTACTCGTATTCTTTGAGAACGACCTCAAGCGAGAAGTGGTTCGGTGTATACCAAAGCGACCCGTAAAGTATTATCCACAGCTTATCGCCGTATTCTCTGGCGAGTTCCTCAAGCTCCGCCTTGTGCTCTCTGAGACGTTTGAGAATAAGCTCGTGCCCAGCTTTCAGTCCCCTTTCGCTTGGGCTTGCAAAAGCTTTCCTAGCGTACCCTGTCCCTTTTCTCGAGATATTCACCAAATTGAGTCGTTGGAGGATAGATAGAACCTGTGGTTTTATGTTCACGCTCTCGTACTCATTTGGGGCCGTTGGTCCGGTCATTGGGTTGTAATGGACGCGGACTTCTACGGGGAGATCCCTTGAGATATAAACCATTCCAAGTGCGTTCAAGACCTCATCAGCAAAGTTTTCAAGACCGTACTCCTCAAGCTCTTCAATTATACGGTTGATTTCTCTCTCCGAGGCACCGACAAAAACCTCCGGTGGTTTTTCTTCCTTTGTCCTGGAAGAGTAGGGATAATCCGGTGGTACACCAAGGTCTCTCCGAAGTTCGTGTTCAAAAGAGTCTATGTCAAGTACTTTTATCCTCTTTCCATCGACTACAACCTCATCAACCTTTTTTGAGTGTCTCAGGACGATGATATATCTGTAATCGTAGTTGTTCATAGCCAGTTTTTTTGCATCTCTGGCCACATCACCAGTGTCCACGATCTCAACGCCGATAGTTGTGTTTCCTTTCCTTCCCACGACATCGGCCCGGCCCCAACCACCCTCTGGTATGCGGGCTGGTGCTTCAGAACTTGCGGTAAATCCGTAGAAACGAAGTAGGTTTACTACGCTCTCTTTTACAACATCGTGCCACGTTTTTCCGGCACTTTCAGGATTCATGATAGGTCACCGGTCTACTTTTCTTTCCTGGTGGATATAATCTTTTCCGTTGCCAGATATTGTTCAGAATTTTTTTATCCAGCAGGCTATGGTTTTATCTCACCTTTTTGCCTTATCATATCCCAAGTAAAAGGCCGGAAAACAGATTGAGCGCTCTATGTGCTTATGAAGGAATAATATCCCTCTTGAGAAGATCGTGTTTCTGGGGGTAAACGAGTTCGTGTTTGAGGAGACAAAGAGAATACTGGATGAACACGGCCTCCTGCCGAACGACGCCATTATACTCGCGACTGCAGATTTTTCAGATGCTCTGCACTCATAATGCTCAATTCAGATTTTATCGAGACATGCGAGAAGAAGACATCAAACCAATAACATCTCCCAGGACTCTCAAGAATGAACTTAAAAGAAAGGGGAATAAACTCAGTCCTGGCAACAGCGTTCCTTCATATTGGCAGGCAGTATCTCCTTGAAGCCCGTGTACTTCCACAGAGCCTTCGGGAGCTTCACGATGCCCTCTTCCGTCTGGTGGTTCTCGAGGATGGCAACTATCGCCCTCGAAGTTGCTATCGCCGTCGAATTGAGCGTGTGGAGGAACTTCGGCTTCTCGTGAGTCTTGTCGCGGTAGCGGATGTTAAGCCTTCTTGCTTGCCAGTCGGTGCAGTTACTCGCTGAAACAACCTCGCGGAACTTGCCCTGGCCCGCCATCCATGCCTCGATGTCGTACTTCTTTGCCGCAACGTAGCCTAAATCGCCGGTGCAGATATTGACAACGCGATAGGGTATCTCCAGGGCCTGGAATATCTCTTCCGCGTTCTGAAGGAGCCTTTCGTGCCACTCCCAGCTCTCCTCCGGGCGGGAGTAGACGAACTGTTCGACCTTGTGGAACTGGTGGACGCGGAAAATTCCCTTCGTGTCCTTTCCTGCCGTTCCCGCTTCCTTCCTGAAGCACGGTGAAACGCCGACATATAGAAGTGGTAAATCCCTGCCCTCTATTATTTCGTTGGCGTGAAGGCCGGCGAGTGGGTGCTCTGCCGTCGGGATGAGGTAGAGATCCTCCCCCTCGACCTTGTAGATGACGTCTTCGAAGTCGTCAAAGCTGGTAACGCCTTCCTCAACAAAGCGGTGGACCATGTAGGGTGGAATAACCGGAGTAAATCCCTTTTCAATGAGCTTATCGAGGGCAAAGCGGATTAAAGCGAGGTCAAGGAGGACAAGCTCGTTCATGAGGTAGTAAAAGCGCGCGCCGCTGACCTTAGCGGCCCTCTCGAGGTCTGCTCCGCCGAGAAGTTCGAGCATGTCAACGTGGAGCTTCGGCCTCCAGCTCAGAAGCTCGTAGTCCATCTTTCCTAGGCTCTGCTCTTTGAAGCTCTCAAGGAAGCCCTCCCAAACGTGAGCCTTGCCCCAGAACTTTATCGGGACGTTCTCCGTGTCGTCTTTTCCAACGGGGACGGTCTCATGGGTTATGTTGGGCAAACGCCAGAGGTAGTAGTCAATTTTTTCCCTAAGTTCATCGACTTCCTTTTCGAGGGTCTCGATCTGCCCCACTATCTCATTGCTTTTGGCCAGGAGATCCTCTATCGGCTCCCCAGCCTTCTTACGCTTGCCTATCTGAACGGCAAGCTGGTTGCGTTCCTTTCGAAGGGCGTTTATCTTCCTGAGGTTCTCGCGCCACTCCCTGTCGAGTTTGAGGATTTCATCTATCCAGGCGAGCTTATCGGTTTCGCCACGCTTGATGAGGTCATTCCTGACAACTTCGGGGTTTTCACGGATGAGCTTTATGTCCAGCATCGCTCTCACCTGGGGGAAGAAGGGGAAGAACTTTAAAAAAGGTTTTGATGGCTTTCAGCCGAAGAAAGTAACCTCAACCTCCTCCCCTGCTTCGAGTATCTCCACATTTTCAGGAACCTCTATGAAGCCGTCGGCATCGACGAAGCTGGTAACAGCCCCACTACCCTTGAGTATCGGCACCGCGTTATCTCCCTCTATCCTGACCGGTAGGAACTGCCTCCTACCCTTGACGGAGAAAACCTTGTGGGCGAGCCTCTTCCTGACCTTCCTGACCTCGCTCTCCCTGCCAATTAGCTTCCTGAGGAGCGGTGCAACAAGGAGCGTGAAGTTGGTGAGGCAGCTCGTTGGATAACCGGGAAGACCAAGGACGGGCTTTCCATCGATGAGGCCTATAACCGTCGGCTTTCCTGGCTGTATTGCTATACCGTGTATCTTGACCTCACCAAGCTCTTCAACGATGGAGTTCGTGAGGTCTCTCACCCCTCCACTCGCGCCCCCGCTGAGTATAACGATATCGCAACGTTCCAAACCCTTCTCGATGAGGGTCTTAAGGCTCTTGCGGTCATCCCTTGCTACTCCAAGGAAAACCGCCTCCCCCCCAAGCTCCCTCACCGCGTCTGTTACCGCCCTTCCGTTTATGTCGTAGATTTTACCGGGGGCTAGTTCCCTGCCCGGAAGAACGACCTCACTACCTGTGCTTATCACTGCCACCCTCGGCCTTCTGAAGACGGGGACTTCCAAGATGCCCACCGCCGAGAGGAGAGCAGTCTCCTTGAAGCTCAGCCGCGTGCCCTTTCTGAGGAGGAGTTTACCCTTTGGAATGTCCACACCTGCCTTCATGACGTCCATAGCAGGGTATGCAGGCTTGAAAACTAAAATCTCATCCCCTCTCCTCTCGACGTCCTCGAACTGGATCACCGCGTCGGTTCCCTCTGGAAGGGGAGCACCTGTGGAGATGTAAACTGCTTCATCCTTCTCGGGCTTCACATCGAGGGAATCGCCTGCATGAACCTCACCGATAACCTTCAGCCTTACCGGATCACTCTCGCTCGCCATGAAGGTATCCTCCGCCCTAACGGCGTAGCCGTCGACGGTTGCCCTATCAAAGGGCGGAACATCGATTGGGGAAACAATGTCCTCAGCCAGGACCCTGCCGAGTGTCTCCCCAAG includes these proteins:
- a CDS encoding L-threonylcarbamoyladenylate synthase; this encodes MTIVINMRDGLDEMKISVAAKLILDGKLVAFPTETVYGLGADALNGEAVKRIFEAKGRPADNPLIIHIADFSDLKILAREIPKEAKLLAEKFWPGPLTMVLPRREEVPHVTTGGLDTVAVRMPAHPIALALIRASTMIAAPSANISGKPSPTLAEHVVDDFYGRIEAIIDGGETKVGVESTVLDLTSERPTLLRPGGLPLEDIERVIGEVEIHPAVRGKLVNVAKAPGMKYKHYSPNAQVVVVEGPRERVRAGIAELVEQYHSKGLHVGVMATEETEADEFFYLGNTTEEVARNIFRALRELDKRGVDVIIAEGIEERGLGLAVMNRLRKAAGYRIVRA
- the serS gene encoding serine--tRNA ligase; protein product: MLDIKLIRENPEVVRNDLIKRGETDKLAWIDEILKLDREWRENLRKINALRKERNQLAVQIGKRKKAGEPIEDLLAKSNEIVGQIETLEKEVDELREKIDYYLWRLPNITHETVPVGKDDTENVPIKFWGKAHVWEGFLESFKEQSLGKMDYELLSWRPKLHVDMLELLGGADLERAAKVSGARFYYLMNELVLLDLALIRFALDKLIEKGFTPVIPPYMVHRFVEEGVTSFDDFEDVIYKVEGEDLYLIPTAEHPLAGLHANEIIEGRDLPLLYVGVSPCFRKEAGTAGKDTKGIFRVHQFHKVEQFVYSRPEESWEWHERLLQNAEEIFQALEIPYRVVNICTGDLGYVAAKKYDIEAWMAGQGKFREVVSASNCTDWQARRLNIRYRDKTHEKPKFLHTLNSTAIATSRAIVAILENHQTEEGIVKLPKALWKYTGFKEILPANMKERCCQD
- the glp gene encoding gephyrin-like molybdotransferase Glp; translation: MAFLKVVPLEKALETINSFPLEPKVEKVPLGETLGRVLAEDIVSPIDVPPFDRATVDGYAVRAEDTFMASESDPVRLKVIGEVHAGDSLDVKPEKDEAVYISTGAPLPEGTDAVIQFEDVERRGDEILVFKPAYPAMDVMKAGVDIPKGKLLLRKGTRLSFKETALLSAVGILEVPVFRRPRVAVISTGSEVVLPGRELAPGKIYDINGRAVTDAVRELGGEAVFLGVARDDRKSLKTLIEKGLERCDIVILSGGASGGVRDLTNSIVEELGEVKIHGIAIQPGKPTVIGLIDGKPVLGLPGYPTSCLTNFTLLVAPLLRKLIGRESEVRKVRKRLAHKVFSVKGRRQFLPVRIEGDNAVPILKGSGAVTSFVDADGFIEVPENVEILEAGEEVEVTFFG
- a CDS encoding glycosyltransferase family 4 protein — translated: MRILMVGHYPPHRGGVANHLDSLVRELRRRHEVHVLTYGPIKPRGFERELVHQVRVPPVYGLRGTSFAFLGSREIVKLHHEFNFDLIHTHFVGTTSFTGVLAKERTGLPLVVTAHGSDLEHTAKLTLGRVYVKKSLSEADAVITVSHWLAKKVMSLGASAVRVIPNGVRELEEVDSGKREVITFIGALRNYKSPETFIELAKRFPERKFIVAGDGPLRERLERSAPPNVRFLGYRGDVESILSQSALLVLPSRREGFGLVILEANSLGVPAVGRRVSAIPELIREGKNGLTFKSFEELVEAVRTLLKPKENRKSGKIGRRVASTYSWEDVAEEVERVYLSVLE
- a CDS encoding nucleotidyltransferase domain-containing protein, with protein sequence MVREKTVRIWDDREVVYTPRRWRYLREKREKALRIMERLTQFDPILYGSVARGDVRKDSDVDIFIPVKAPSYLIELALEDLTRRRKIVMATPWHLIKGVIEIDEETTVTFPLIDPTDRELEFYRWGGAIDLRGIKTSERVPGVNKKLILLFPTEKGHVEREVVGRESEVAKILGVSVDIVTERVHVLTRRDKIGRTGIYINEEVPDWMSFEEALKTIADRDPNVRRKVKEGGGV